The following proteins are encoded in a genomic region of Candidatus Melainabacteria bacterium:
- a CDS encoding rubredoxin: MKFICTLCNYILEEEKGLPEAGIKPGAKFEQLSEDWHCPNCAAAKEFFQSCSCVSLPIFEATKVKPVEPLRQAV; encoded by the coding sequence ATGAAATTCATATGCACGCTCTGTAATTACATCCTTGAAGAAGAAAAAGGATTGCCTGAAGCTGGAATAAAACCTGGCGCCAAATTTGAGCAATTAAGCGAAGATTGGCACTGCCCCAATTGCGCTGCAGCAAAAGAATTTTTTCAAAGCTGCTCTTGTGTGTCGCTGCCGATATTTGAAGCAACCAAAGTCAAACCAGTTGAACCTCTACGACAGGCTGTCTAA
- a CDS encoding single-stranded DNA-binding protein has protein sequence MHEIQAALLGLHLNTALEVHLMNNQITLVGKVGAEPTSVTFTDSDNKLAKFSIAVAEYSSKQDNPDPMWIDVDAWGNLAERVLDYITKGREVIISGRLTIVKYNKEINGVTVKMTKPVVKLSGFHLCGPKPKTEEESASQRSSGRKRNAA, from the coding sequence ATGCACGAGATTCAAGCCGCGCTTTTGGGGCTGCACTTAAACACAGCACTGGAGGTGCATCTCATGAACAATCAAATCACCCTTGTAGGCAAAGTCGGCGCAGAACCAACCTCTGTAACCTTCACCGATTCGGATAACAAACTGGCGAAGTTCTCTATTGCGGTAGCCGAATACTCATCCAAACAAGACAATCCCGACCCCATGTGGATCGATGTCGACGCCTGGGGCAACTTAGCTGAACGCGTTCTCGATTACATCACCAAAGGACGCGAAGTCATCATCAGCGGGCGTCTCACCATCGTTAAATACAACAAGGAAATCAACGGCGTAACCGTCAAGATGACGAAGCCGGTCGTCAAATTGTCTGGTTTCCACCTCTGTGGTCCTAAGCCAAAAACTGAAGAAGAATCTGCTTCCCAACGCTCCTCGGGCAGAAAACGAAACGCTGCCTAA
- a CDS encoding nitric-oxide reductase large subunit: MSWRWKLSVLLVLIAGFSTLIFMGHETSNQAPPIPERVVDSSGKVLFLSNDIMAGQGVFQKYGLMDVGSFFGHGAYNGVDFSADYLHREAVIALDYLAQSKFKKNFDQLDASAQGQLLARVHKDFKENRYNPETKTLTLTEEQAVSYQKLIPHYDTEFGAGNKLPLPPDYIKDKTERLQLTRFFAWGAWVCSTQRPGKDYTYTNNWPPDAAAGNAPNWQIFFWSAMSLIMLVGGIGLTQFLLSAFPGLGWAPDGSGEMVDAVKTYRPFRSQTSLYPYFVVVVLLFLFQTAFGVVTAHYIVEQGFYGFDIRSIFPYSITRSWHLQLSIFWIATAWLAAGMFMAPMLSKHEPKGQHWLVKILFVAILIVAVGSICGEWLGVKNMLGSLWFWFGHQGWEYLELGRFWQALLTLGMLIWAVIVFRSIAPLLKGKDHGSLPYMLLYGVLAIPLFFSFGMMYHPGTNFAVADFWRWWVVHLWVEGIFELYTTIIVAYFFCSLGMVSEKSALSVIYVDIILYLGSGIVGIGHHYYWTAQPAINMALGSMISALEVVPLTLLTMDAWKFVHLAKVEGSIKNFSHYWAMMFLIAVGFWNFLGAGVFGFLINTPIVSYYEHATYLTSNHGHAALMGVYGMLSVAAILFSTRYLMEDSAWNNKLAAISFWGLNIGLMLMLVLNIFPAGIIQMIASYQHGFWFARSPEFVHSNLFQVFTWLRVAGDLIFVLAGVFPLVYLVLKGMFHLRKAADTAKGEV; encoded by the coding sequence ATGTCCTGGAGATGGAAACTGTCTGTACTTTTGGTCTTGATTGCTGGATTTTCTACGCTTATTTTTATGGGCCACGAGACTAGCAATCAAGCACCTCCCATACCGGAACGCGTAGTTGATTCGAGCGGAAAAGTCTTGTTTCTCAGCAACGACATCATGGCTGGCCAGGGCGTCTTTCAAAAATACGGGCTCATGGATGTCGGTTCCTTCTTCGGCCACGGCGCCTACAATGGCGTCGACTTTTCTGCCGACTATCTGCATCGAGAGGCTGTCATAGCCCTCGATTACTTGGCGCAGAGCAAATTCAAAAAGAATTTCGACCAACTCGATGCCAGTGCCCAGGGCCAACTACTGGCGCGAGTTCACAAAGACTTTAAGGAGAACAGGTACAACCCAGAGACAAAAACACTGACTCTGACAGAAGAGCAAGCAGTTTCTTATCAGAAATTGATACCGCATTATGACACCGAGTTTGGTGCTGGAAATAAATTGCCTTTGCCACCGGACTATATCAAAGACAAAACTGAACGCTTGCAACTGACTCGCTTCTTTGCTTGGGGCGCCTGGGTATGCTCTACACAGCGCCCCGGAAAAGACTATACGTATACAAATAACTGGCCTCCTGATGCCGCTGCCGGAAACGCTCCTAATTGGCAAATCTTCTTTTGGAGCGCCATGAGTTTGATCATGCTGGTTGGCGGGATAGGCTTGACACAATTTCTTTTGAGCGCCTTCCCTGGCCTGGGTTGGGCTCCTGACGGCTCTGGCGAAATGGTCGACGCTGTAAAAACATACAGACCGTTTCGGTCGCAAACGTCTCTCTATCCGTACTTCGTTGTCGTTGTTTTGCTCTTCTTGTTTCAAACTGCATTTGGCGTAGTAACAGCTCACTACATTGTCGAGCAAGGTTTTTACGGTTTTGATATACGCAGCATCTTTCCATACAGCATTACCAGGAGCTGGCATCTTCAACTTTCAATCTTCTGGATAGCGACTGCCTGGTTGGCTGCGGGAATGTTCATGGCACCGATGCTTTCAAAGCATGAACCCAAGGGACAACATTGGTTGGTGAAGATCCTCTTTGTTGCAATTTTAATCGTTGCCGTAGGCAGTATCTGCGGTGAATGGCTCGGCGTAAAGAATATGCTTGGCAGTTTGTGGTTTTGGTTTGGCCACCAGGGCTGGGAATACCTGGAACTGGGGCGGTTCTGGCAGGCGCTGCTTACCCTAGGTATGCTTATCTGGGCGGTCATTGTATTTCGCAGTATCGCTCCGCTCCTCAAAGGAAAAGATCACGGAAGCCTTCCTTACATGCTGCTTTACGGTGTTCTGGCTATTCCATTGTTTTTCAGTTTCGGCATGATGTATCACCCTGGCACGAATTTTGCAGTCGCGGATTTCTGGCGCTGGTGGGTTGTCCACCTCTGGGTGGAAGGTATTTTTGAACTGTACACAACAATTATTGTTGCGTATTTCTTTTGCAGTCTCGGCATGGTATCCGAGAAATCGGCTCTATCTGTGATTTATGTCGATATTATCTTGTATCTGGGCAGCGGAATTGTCGGCATTGGCCACCACTATTACTGGACCGCGCAGCCTGCTATCAACATGGCTCTTGGCTCAATGATATCGGCCCTGGAAGTGGTGCCATTAACTTTGCTCACTATGGATGCCTGGAAATTCGTGCATCTGGCCAAGGTTGAAGGCTCCATCAAGAATTTTTCTCACTATTGGGCGATGATGTTTCTCATTGCCGTTGGATTCTGGAACTTTTTGGGCGCCGGCGTTTTCGGCTTCCTCATCAATACACCGATCGTCAGCTATTATGAGCACGCTACTTATCTAACTTCAAATCATGGACACGCTGCTTTGATGGGCGTCTATGGCATGCTTTCGGTGGCGGCGATTCTTTTTAGCACAAGGTACTTGATGGAAGACAGCGCCTGGAACAACAAACTGGCAGCTATTTCATTCTGGGGTCTCAATATTGGCCTCATGCTGATGCTTGTGCTGAATATTTTCCCCGCAGGTATTATTCAGATGATCGCCAGCTACCAGCATGGATTTTGGTTCGCAAGGAGCCCTGAATTCGTGCATTCGAACCTGTTCCAGGTATTCACCTGGCTGCGTGTAGCTGGAGATCTCATATTTGTTTTGGCCGGCGTTTTTCCTTTGGTATATCTGGTGCTCAAAGGAATGTTCCACCTACGTAAAGCCGCTGACACAGCAAAGGGCGAAGTTTAA
- a CDS encoding integrase, which yields MKTSPTFAVLVEKFFIERLMKQRQASPHTIKSYRDTFRLLLAFTQKRLNKSPSRLELSEIDAPLIAEFLESLEKERGTSARSRNLRLTALRSFFRYVAMESPANSGQIQRILAIPSKRHEKALISYLTQSEVAALLASPQQETWLGRRDYALLLVAVHTGLRLSELRGLQHKDIVFGSGAHIRVTGKGRKERCTPLTKQTALVLKAWLQELLYKGTDFVFPNARGGQLSADGIQYILGKHSVAASEHCPSLSEKRVTAHVLRHTTAMELLQSGVDRALIALWLGHESVETTQIYLHANLALKEKLLLQMAPPEGQVGRYQPDDELLKFLTTL from the coding sequence ATGAAAACAAGTCCAACATTTGCAGTCTTGGTCGAAAAGTTCTTTATCGAACGACTAATGAAACAGCGCCAGGCGAGTCCACATACGATCAAATCGTATCGAGATACATTCCGGCTGCTGCTCGCATTCACGCAAAAGCGGCTGAACAAGTCGCCTTCACGACTGGAGCTTTCGGAAATTGATGCACCACTAATTGCAGAATTTCTTGAATCTCTGGAAAAAGAGCGCGGAACATCCGCTCGTAGTCGAAATTTGCGATTAACTGCGCTGAGATCTTTCTTCCGGTATGTTGCAATGGAATCGCCGGCTAATTCGGGACAGATTCAAAGAATTCTGGCAATTCCGTCCAAACGGCATGAAAAGGCTCTGATCAGTTACTTGACACAATCTGAAGTAGCAGCATTGCTCGCTTCGCCTCAGCAAGAAACTTGGCTTGGTCGCCGTGACTATGCTCTGCTTCTGGTTGCAGTGCATACAGGTTTACGCTTGTCTGAACTTCGAGGATTGCAACACAAGGATATTGTGTTCGGCTCAGGAGCACATATTCGCGTGACTGGAAAAGGTCGAAAGGAACGATGTACTCCTCTGACGAAACAGACCGCATTGGTTCTAAAAGCATGGTTGCAGGAATTGCTCTACAAAGGTACCGATTTTGTATTTCCGAACGCACGCGGCGGGCAGCTGAGCGCAGACGGCATTCAATATATTCTTGGAAAGCATTCTGTGGCCGCCAGCGAACATTGCCCATCCCTATCAGAGAAGCGTGTTACAGCCCATGTGCTGCGACATACCACGGCCATGGAACTTTTACAATCTGGAGTCGATCGCGCATTGATTGCTCTTTGGCTTGGCCATGAGTCGGTTGAAACAACACAGATTTATCTCCATGCCAATCTGGCCTTAAAGGAGAAGCTCCTTTTACAAATGGCTCCGCCTGAAGGACAGGTCGGCCGTTATCAACCCGATGATGAGCTCCTGAAATTTCTAACGACACTCTAG
- a CDS encoding integrase yields the protein MDSYAKYLQDRGYDQKTGRRKLRTIARFSPWLKRHGVQVRNLSVDEIHKYLSMKVRKGRPPTKDDGVELKQFLEFLRTLEAAPQSTNAPSSGMKIEDVVFSFAVYLKRERSLSAGSVVQYKRYVQRFVSDMAPDGRCNFSTLLPATITSYVCKAAANQSRKDTKLMTSALRSFLRFARYQAFIETDLAAAVPAVANWAVSLPKALPTHQVEQILSSCDRKTIIGKRDFAIVLLLARLGLRAGEISSLQLEDIHWETGCISIHGKGSNLTQMPLPPDVGNALSSYLLCRPKSSSRAVFLRTIKPFIGFSNSSTVSGIVQSAFRRTGLDADSQGSHQFRHTLATELLRKGSSLQEIAELLRHQTLECTTIYAKVDFSSLRSVGLPWPGGAAK from the coding sequence ATGGACTCATATGCAAAGTATTTGCAGGACCGAGGCTACGACCAGAAAACCGGTCGGCGTAAGCTCCGCACTATCGCTCGGTTTAGTCCATGGCTGAAAAGACACGGAGTGCAAGTCAGGAATCTGAGTGTTGACGAAATACACAAATATCTGAGTATGAAAGTACGAAAGGGCAGACCACCCACCAAAGATGATGGCGTTGAGTTAAAGCAGTTTCTGGAATTTCTCCGAACTTTAGAAGCTGCTCCTCAGAGCACCAACGCACCCTCATCAGGAATGAAAATCGAAGACGTAGTCTTTAGTTTTGCCGTGTACTTGAAGCGAGAACGATCATTGTCTGCTGGTTCAGTGGTTCAGTACAAACGGTATGTGCAGCGGTTTGTCAGTGATATGGCACCGGATGGTAGATGCAATTTCTCGACTCTTCTTCCAGCTACGATTACAAGTTATGTGTGTAAGGCCGCTGCCAATCAATCGCGGAAAGATACGAAACTCATGACGAGTGCCCTACGGTCTTTCCTTCGCTTTGCGCGGTATCAAGCTTTTATCGAAACCGATCTTGCGGCTGCTGTACCAGCAGTGGCGAACTGGGCAGTTTCACTTCCGAAAGCCTTGCCAACTCATCAGGTCGAGCAGATTCTGTCCTCATGTGATCGCAAAACGATCATTGGAAAGAGGGATTTTGCAATTGTGCTTTTGCTTGCCCGACTAGGTCTGCGAGCAGGTGAAATTAGCTCTCTTCAGCTCGAAGACATTCACTGGGAAACAGGATGCATCTCGATTCACGGCAAGGGCAGCAATCTAACACAAATGCCACTCCCACCTGATGTTGGAAATGCTCTCTCGTCTTATTTGCTTTGCCGTCCCAAATCCTCAAGCCGCGCAGTTTTCCTGCGCACAATCAAACCGTTCATTGGCTTCTCTAATTCTTCCACCGTGAGCGGCATCGTCCAAAGTGCTTTTAGGCGAACAGGTCTGGATGCAGATAGCCAAGGTTCTCATCAGTTTCGTCATACTCTTGCAACGGAACTTCTTCGGAAAGGTTCGTCATTGCAGGAGATCGCCGAGCTGCTGCGACACCAGACTTTAGAATGCACGACTATCTACGCGAAAGTGGACTTTTCTTCATTGCGATCCGTTGGACTTCCTTGGCCAGGAGGTGCAGCAAAATGA
- a CDS encoding integrase: MSPLRLAILEYLTLRRSLGFKLRLAGRGLIDFATFMEERDADVVTTKLALEWAQRPSSAKPETWAQRLGFVREFARYRIASDSRTEIPEWGLLPFGKKRARPYLFTEQEVKDLLQAALELPVHGHPGFLKRQTYYCLLGLLAVTGMRISEALGLMTSDVDMDAGVLLVRGSKFGQSRYVPLHPSVLPVLRSYLRFRNKYLKTHGRLSDYFFTKYGGGQIDQSDVNRTFHKLCRMIDLNGGKLGPRIHDLRHRFAIETLLCWYRNGEKIEQKLPQLSTYLGHVKVKDTYWYLTACPELMGEAARLLENRWEDSL, translated from the coding sequence ATTAGCCCGTTGCGTTTAGCAATCCTGGAATATCTCACCTTACGAAGATCGCTAGGATTCAAACTACGCCTTGCTGGAAGGGGTTTGATTGATTTTGCAACATTCATGGAAGAGCGCGATGCAGACGTCGTGACGACCAAACTTGCATTGGAATGGGCGCAAAGACCATCTTCAGCCAAGCCAGAAACTTGGGCGCAAAGACTGGGATTCGTACGCGAGTTCGCACGCTACAGAATAGCCAGTGATTCGAGAACTGAGATACCAGAATGGGGGCTTCTCCCTTTTGGGAAGAAACGTGCTCGGCCATACCTCTTCACCGAACAAGAGGTAAAGGATTTACTCCAAGCCGCTCTTGAATTACCCGTTCATGGACATCCAGGCTTCCTCAAAAGACAGACCTATTACTGTCTTCTAGGTCTGCTCGCGGTGACAGGAATGAGAATCAGTGAGGCTCTTGGGCTAATGACCAGTGACGTGGACATGGATGCCGGTGTGCTTCTGGTCAGAGGAAGCAAGTTTGGACAATCTCGATATGTTCCGTTGCATCCATCCGTGCTGCCAGTGCTGCGCTCGTATCTTAGGTTTCGCAATAAATACTTGAAAACGCATGGCCGACTATCCGACTATTTCTTCACCAAATACGGTGGCGGCCAAATTGATCAGTCCGATGTGAATAGAACGTTCCACAAACTATGTCGAATGATTGATCTAAATGGAGGAAAACTAGGACCAAGAATTCACGATCTCAGGCACAGGTTTGCCATTGAAACATTACTGTGCTGGTATCGAAACGGCGAAAAAATCGAACAAAAACTACCTCAACTCTCGACATATCTTGGACACGTGAAAGTTAAAGACACCTACTGGTATCTCACAGCTTGCCCTGAACTCATGGGTGAAGCAGCTCGGCTACTGGAAAACCGTTGGGAGGATAGCTTATGA
- a CDS encoding Rrf2 family transcriptional regulator, which produces MISQTAEYALRAMVFLAMRSSAATGQEIAETTKVPPGYLSKIMQQLVKGRLVHSQRGIGGGFVLAKPSSEISILDVVNAVDPIERLTSCPLGIDSHGFNLCPLHKRLSQATATVEAAFAQSRLSELVEESQSPLCASIPLSQTQLPYEQ; this is translated from the coding sequence ATGATTTCGCAAACCGCAGAATACGCATTACGAGCGATGGTTTTTCTAGCCATGCGCAGCTCAGCAGCCACAGGGCAAGAAATCGCTGAAACAACAAAAGTGCCGCCGGGCTACCTCAGCAAGATCATGCAGCAATTAGTTAAAGGCAGATTGGTTCACTCTCAAAGAGGTATTGGGGGTGGCTTTGTACTAGCAAAGCCATCAAGTGAGATATCAATTCTGGATGTAGTTAACGCTGTAGATCCAATAGAGCGACTTACGTCTTGCCCGCTTGGCATTGATTCACATGGTTTCAACCTTTGCCCACTGCACAAGCGACTCTCCCAAGCAACAGCAACCGTAGAAGCAGCTTTTGCGCAGTCAAGATTGAGCGAGCTAGTTGAAGAATCGCAGAGCCCTCTCTGTGCCAGTATTCCGCTCAGTCAAACTCAATTGCCGTACGAACAGTGA
- a CDS encoding response regulator has translation MNELKILVVDDMPIVRSGTTLLLESLGYKVDEAASGVEAIELYKTGHYAAIIMDYNMPEMNGFECTAVIRELEKDAKIRIPIICMSASNDDEEMNAACLAANLDDYLNKDCSGVEVQDILSKWLR, from the coding sequence TTGAACGAACTGAAAATTCTAGTAGTAGACGATATGCCGATCGTACGGTCGGGAACCACGCTTTTGCTTGAATCTTTGGGTTATAAAGTTGATGAGGCAGCAAGCGGCGTCGAAGCTATTGAGTTATATAAAACTGGTCATTATGCAGCAATCATCATGGATTACAACATGCCTGAAATGAACGGCTTTGAATGCACTGCAGTAATCCGCGAGCTCGAGAAGGATGCAAAAATTCGAATTCCCATCATTTGCATGTCTGCCAGTAACGATGATGAGGAGATGAACGCGGCATGCTTAGCAGCGAACTTAGATGATTATTTGAACAAAGATTGCTCAGGAGTAGAAGTGCAAGACATACTTTCTAAGTGGCTAAGATAG
- the ric gene encoding iron-sulfur cluster repair di-iron protein, translated as MQNFKRESVGMIVAEQPLRAAVFDRFGIDFCCGGKQTLEEACAKIAASPESVIAELCKNDEMSVAGGNSSENWLNASMTVLADHIEQTHHAYLKEELPRLKVLADKVARVHGLKEPRLTKVASVFSQMKDELLAHAQKEEVILFPFIRRLDQGSTKGRPPFGTVDNPVRCLESEHKDAGDALLELRKLTDNYTPAENACASWVALLAGLAHLDQDLRTHIHKESTILFPKAIETERHLATTS; from the coding sequence ATGCAAAATTTCAAACGAGAATCAGTCGGCATGATAGTTGCCGAGCAACCGCTTCGCGCAGCTGTTTTTGACCGTTTTGGCATCGACTTTTGTTGTGGCGGAAAACAAACTCTGGAAGAAGCCTGTGCAAAGATTGCCGCAAGTCCAGAGTCCGTTATCGCCGAGCTTTGCAAGAACGATGAAATGTCAGTTGCCGGCGGCAACTCTTCGGAAAACTGGCTAAATGCCAGCATGACTGTTTTAGCCGATCATATCGAGCAAACACATCATGCTTATTTGAAGGAAGAATTGCCACGACTGAAAGTACTGGCCGACAAAGTTGCGCGTGTCCATGGACTTAAGGAACCGCGACTGACCAAGGTTGCATCAGTATTTTCGCAAATGAAAGATGAGCTTTTAGCGCACGCCCAAAAAGAGGAGGTCATTCTCTTTCCGTTTATTCGCAGGCTCGATCAAGGTTCCACAAAGGGCAGACCGCCATTTGGGACCGTCGATAACCCTGTTAGGTGTTTGGAATCCGAGCACAAAGATGCAGGGGATGCCCTTCTTGAGCTTCGAAAATTAACTGATAACTACACCCCGGCAGAGAACGCTTGCGCAAGTTGGGTGGCATTGTTAGCCGGGCTTGCGCATCTGGACCAGGATCTCAGGACACATATACACAAGGAAAGCACCATTCTATTTCCAAAGGCAATAGAAACGGAGCGCCATCTTGCCACTACAAGTTAA